The following are from one region of the Paenalkalicoccus suaedae genome:
- a CDS encoding Rqc2 family fibronectin-binding protein, translating into MSFDGIVTRAVTHDLKQTLVSGRITKIHQPHPSDIVITVRAHGKNHSLFISVNPSFARFHLTNIKFDNPSEPPLFCMVLRKHLEGSIVEAIEQDGLERVITFSFKGRNELGDVSYKKLKLELMGRHSNLIFLDNEMILESIKHIPPSLSQYRTVLPGQMYVSPPHMDKLHPLQTDRDELLRAIDFNSGKLLKQIQQVYSGLSPQVIEEILHRAKFANSDTLPQAFLETLEPVKQHDYSPFIYRNAKKEGFSVIPLTHIEGERTELASVHEMLDRFYHDKSERDRVKQRAHDLERFIRNEYQKNKKKRKKLESTLQDADKAKEQQKFGELLTANMHLIKPGMKSITVVDYYDEDQNEITIPLVSHKSASDNAQQFFRKYTKLKNSVNYVNEQLRVNDEEIAYFENLLEQMSIASTRDIEDIREELIAGGYMRDRKQQKKKKKPSKPSVERYVSSEGIDLYVGKNNKQNEYLTTKLSRQDDTWLHTKDIPGSHVLIRSTSFGEETLMEAANLAAYFSKSRMSGNVPVDYTLIRHVKKPSGAKPGYVTYDKQTTVYVTPDEDVVRKLKA; encoded by the coding sequence TTGTCTTTCGATGGAATTGTAACAAGAGCCGTAACACATGATCTAAAGCAAACATTAGTAAGTGGGCGAATCACTAAGATTCATCAACCTCACCCATCTGATATAGTCATTACAGTAAGAGCGCATGGGAAGAACCATTCCTTATTTATTTCCGTCAATCCATCCTTTGCGCGCTTTCATTTAACTAATATTAAGTTTGATAATCCATCTGAACCACCACTATTTTGCATGGTGCTTCGAAAACATTTAGAAGGTAGCATCGTGGAAGCAATTGAACAGGATGGCCTCGAGAGAGTCATTACTTTTTCGTTTAAAGGTCGTAATGAGCTTGGTGATGTCTCATATAAAAAGTTAAAGTTAGAGTTAATGGGTCGTCACAGTAACTTGATTTTCTTAGATAATGAGATGATTTTAGAGAGCATTAAGCACATTCCACCGTCCCTCTCTCAATATCGTACGGTATTGCCTGGACAAATGTATGTGAGCCCGCCTCATATGGATAAGTTGCATCCGCTACAAACCGATCGCGACGAGCTACTCCGTGCGATTGATTTTAATAGTGGGAAGCTATTGAAGCAAATCCAGCAGGTTTATAGCGGTCTGAGCCCACAGGTGATTGAGGAGATTTTACATCGCGCTAAGTTTGCGAATAGTGATACCCTACCTCAAGCCTTTTTAGAAACATTGGAGCCTGTTAAGCAGCATGATTATTCGCCTTTTATTTATCGTAACGCGAAGAAGGAAGGCTTTAGCGTGATTCCTTTAACGCATATAGAGGGAGAGCGTACAGAGCTTGCTTCTGTCCATGAGATGTTAGATAGATTTTATCATGATAAATCGGAACGAGATCGTGTGAAGCAACGCGCGCACGATTTAGAACGGTTTATTCGTAATGAATATCAGAAGAATAAAAAGAAACGCAAAAAGCTAGAATCAACGCTTCAAGATGCGGATAAAGCGAAGGAGCAACAGAAATTTGGAGAGCTCTTAACAGCAAATATGCATCTAATAAAGCCCGGAATGAAGAGCATCACAGTCGTGGACTATTATGATGAAGATCAAAATGAAATCACAATCCCCCTCGTTTCACACAAATCAGCATCTGATAATGCACAGCAGTTCTTTAGAAAGTATACGAAGCTTAAAAACTCCGTGAACTATGTGAATGAGCAGCTACGAGTGAACGATGAGGAAATTGCATATTTTGAGAATCTATTAGAGCAGATGTCGATTGCATCAACGCGTGATATTGAAGATATTCGCGAAGAGCTTATTGCGGGTGGATACATGCGTGACCGTAAGCAACAAAAGAAAAAGAAGAAGCCTTCTAAACCGAGCGTCGAGCGCTACGTATCATCAGAGGGTATCGATTTGTATGTAGGTAAAAATAATAAGCAGAATGAATATTTAACGACGAAGCTAAGTAGACAGGATGACACATGGCTTCACACGAAGGATATCCCTGGCTCACACGTGTTAATCAGGAGTACGTCGTTTGGGGAAGAGACATTAATGGAGGCTGCGAATTTAGCTGCATACTTCAGTAAAAGTCGTATGTCGGGGAACGTTCCGGTTGACTATACGCTCATTCGCCATGTGAAAAAGCCTAGTGGGGCGAAGCCTGGGTATGTGACGTATGATAAGCAGACGACGGTTTATGTAACGCCGGATGAGGATGTGGTGAGGAAGCTTAAGGCGTAG
- a CDS encoding aminoglycoside 6-adenylyltransferase, with protein MIERILQVANEYDAIRAVSLHGSRVNPSVEPDRYQDYDIVYYINEEELPDFTTLYGDILIMQQPSPHANNTAIYLMLFENGERLDLTIRSVSLGLQDDSLTQLLLDKDDRFNPVEPSEKGYVSHLPSQEDFDASYNEVWWCLQSVVKGFRRGQFTYASSMLEQPIRSAIFDQLGWIATSYHDEPKNIGMWGKFTGELLPEPFIKLLEPTYREDLAQAVVAVMTLAEKTEAFLAEREGYKRTDYSRVRAYYEKLLNE; from the coding sequence ATGATCGAACGCATCTTACAAGTAGCAAACGAATACGACGCTATTCGCGCGGTATCCTTGCACGGGTCTCGCGTGAACCCATCAGTTGAACCAGATCGCTATCAAGATTATGACATCGTCTATTACATCAATGAGGAGGAGCTTCCTGACTTTACGACGCTTTACGGAGACATTCTCATCATGCAACAACCTTCGCCTCACGCAAACAATACGGCTATTTATCTGATGCTTTTTGAAAATGGGGAAAGACTGGACTTAACCATTCGCTCTGTTTCATTAGGACTACAAGACGACTCCTTAACACAATTACTACTCGATAAAGATGATCGGTTTAACCCCGTCGAACCTAGCGAAAAAGGCTATGTAAGTCATTTGCCTTCGCAAGAAGACTTCGATGCAAGCTACAACGAAGTCTGGTGGTGTCTACAGTCTGTTGTAAAAGGATTTCGTCGAGGACAGTTCACCTACGCAAGTTCGATGCTCGAACAACCAATACGATCAGCCATCTTCGACCAGCTAGGCTGGATAGCCACATCCTATCATGACGAGCCAAAAAATATTGGGATGTGGGGCAAATTTACGGGGGAGCTCTTACCAGAACCATTCATAAAATTGCTCGAGCCTACATATCGAGAAGACTTAGCACAGGCAGTCGTTGCCGTGATGACACTAGCAGAGAAAACAGAAGCATTCTTAGCCGAGCGTGAAGGATACAAACGCACAGATTATTCACGGGTGAGGGCTTACTATGAGAAGTTACTAAATGAATGA
- a CDS encoding ABC transporter ATP-binding protein translates to MDEAIEKPFNWKQMSRLLTYMKPYTKTILPIAILGMLLSTAVRLLAPVLIGAYALDHIIEVGDVNFLMIMVGVIAFMYMISWFGNVIRIKYMNKLGQYIIFDLRKALFNHIQRLSHRFFDQRSAGSILVRITNDVNSLQDLFTNGVINMLMDIIMLIGIIVILFVISPELALAIMVVLPLMFFISTKLRKNIRRSWQDVRLKQSMINSHLNESIQGIRITQSYTQEKHNIGFFKNMNGLNFESWRQATMRSAFFRPFVEMSGAIGTAVLLWYGVVLIQQGSLSIGEFFTFSLFLGMFWEPISRLGMVYNQLLVGMASSERIFEFLDEKPSVPEKKEAVKLKDMKGHIIFDNVEFAYNAERKALKGISLEMKEGQTVALVGHTGSGKTTIVNLISRFYDPTGGRVLLDGYDIRDIRLDSLRERVSIVLQDTFIFSGTIMDNIRFGRPDATDEEVIEAAATVGADPFIQLLHNGYETEVEERGNVLSVGERQLISFARALLADPQILILDEATASIDTETEQLIQRALKRLLKGRTAIMIAHRLSTIREADNIFVLEHGTILEQGNHDELMDQRGEYYELVKSQFKAIEAG, encoded by the coding sequence ATGGATGAAGCAATTGAAAAGCCGTTTAACTGGAAGCAAATGTCCCGATTACTTACGTACATGAAGCCATATACAAAAACCATTTTACCAATCGCCATTTTAGGCATGTTGTTATCTACCGCAGTAAGGCTCCTTGCACCAGTCTTAATTGGAGCTTATGCGCTAGACCACATCATTGAGGTTGGGGACGTTAATTTCCTCATGATCATGGTTGGTGTTATCGCGTTTATGTACATGATCTCGTGGTTCGGTAACGTAATCCGTATCAAATACATGAACAAGCTTGGTCAATATATCATTTTTGATTTACGCAAAGCCTTATTTAATCATATTCAACGGCTGTCACATCGGTTCTTCGACCAACGATCAGCCGGATCGATTCTAGTTAGAATCACCAATGACGTAAACAGTTTACAGGACTTGTTTACAAATGGTGTCATTAATATGCTCATGGATATCATTATGCTTATCGGGATCATTGTCATCCTCTTTGTTATAAGCCCTGAGCTAGCATTAGCCATTATGGTCGTCCTACCACTTATGTTCTTTATCTCGACGAAGCTACGTAAAAACATTCGTCGCTCGTGGCAGGATGTGCGCTTAAAGCAATCTATGATCAACTCGCACTTAAACGAGAGTATTCAAGGGATTCGCATTACACAATCCTACACGCAGGAAAAGCATAATATTGGCTTCTTTAAAAATATGAACGGATTAAACTTCGAATCGTGGAGACAGGCGACGATGCGCAGTGCGTTCTTCCGTCCATTCGTTGAAATGAGTGGCGCGATCGGAACGGCTGTCCTCCTTTGGTACGGTGTTGTTTTGATTCAGCAAGGGTCACTATCCATCGGGGAATTCTTCACTTTCTCCTTATTTTTAGGAATGTTCTGGGAGCCAATCTCAAGGCTTGGTATGGTTTACAACCAGCTCCTTGTCGGAATGGCATCCTCGGAGCGAATCTTTGAATTCCTAGATGAAAAACCATCGGTTCCTGAGAAAAAAGAAGCAGTAAAGCTTAAGGATATGAAGGGACATATCATCTTTGATAACGTCGAGTTTGCTTATAATGCGGAACGAAAGGCGTTAAAAGGTATTAGCCTTGAAATGAAGGAAGGTCAAACAGTCGCACTTGTTGGTCACACCGGAAGTGGTAAAACGACGATCGTCAACTTAATCAGCCGCTTTTATGATCCAACAGGAGGAAGAGTTCTTTTAGACGGGTACGATATTCGCGATATTCGCCTAGATAGTTTGCGTGAGCGAGTTAGCATCGTCCTGCAGGATACCTTTATTTTCTCCGGAACGATCATGGATAATATTCGCTTCGGACGACCAGACGCGACAGACGAAGAGGTCATAGAGGCCGCAGCTACTGTTGGGGCGGATCCATTCATTCAACTCCTTCATAACGGCTACGAGACGGAAGTAGAAGAGCGTGGAAATGTGCTGTCAGTAGGAGAAAGACAGCTTATCTCCTTTGCCCGAGCACTCCTAGCAGATCCACAAATCTTGATTCTAGATGAAGCAACAGCATCAATCGATACAGAAACAGAGCAGTTAATCCAGCGAGCTTTAAAGCGATTATTGAAGGGACGAACTGCCATTATGATCGCTCACCGCTTATCAACGATCCGAGAAGCGGACAATATCTTTGTCTTAGAGCACGGCACAATTTTAGAGCAAGGCAACCACGATGAACTCATGGACCAACGTGGAGAATACTATGAGCTAGTCAAATCGCAATTTAAAGCGATCGAAGCAGGATAA
- a CDS encoding ABC transporter ATP-binding protein translates to MDTFKRLKDFYWPTKRYFIWSIILLLFVTAFTVAYPVILQITIDSIILDQNYSWIPYVAIGFFLITMLKGVAVFFHQYLGDLFGIHAVYELRNALYKKLQYLPFRYYDNARTGDLMSRLTADVEAFRFFLSFGFAQLINIVMLVLLSTAIMFYYSIPLALVTFAALPFLAVTVYQFDKRVHPAFSDIRKSLAGMTTKVQENISGMSTVKSLSKESYEMGRFDVKNTDYKDKYIHTANIWAKYFPFMELIGHICVVILLGYGGLLVINGTIQPGVLVAFFSLIWFIINPLMNLGFIVNTFSQSKASGERLIQVLDEREDIFDKEGALEMGRLSGHVVFEQVSHQYDEEEELALQDISFEASPGKTIGLIGATGSGKTSITQLISRFYEPSRGRILIDGRPITDYTLNTIRRNTGVVLQESFLFSSSVKDNISYGRPDATMDEIVDAAKRADAHDFISELPNGYDTVLGERGGGLSGGQKQRIAIARAICVDPSILILDDATSAVDMETEAKIQAAFREVMHGRTTFIIAHRISSLLHADEIIVLDKGNIVERGTHATLMQQDGAYKRIYDLQYKDHKQFLQGAR, encoded by the coding sequence TTGGACACATTTAAACGGCTTAAAGATTTTTACTGGCCGACAAAGCGTTATTTTATCTGGTCTATTATTTTACTACTATTTGTTACTGCTTTTACCGTTGCGTATCCAGTCATTCTACAAATCACAATCGACTCAATTATTTTAGATCAAAACTATAGTTGGATACCGTATGTTGCAATCGGTTTCTTCCTCATCACGATGTTAAAAGGGGTTGCGGTATTCTTTCATCAATATTTAGGAGATTTATTTGGGATTCACGCCGTTTACGAACTTCGTAATGCCCTCTATAAGAAGCTTCAATACTTACCATTCCGCTATTATGACAATGCGCGCACGGGAGACTTAATGTCGCGACTGACAGCCGATGTGGAGGCTTTCCGATTCTTTCTTTCCTTCGGGTTTGCGCAATTAATCAACATCGTTATGCTAGTTCTATTAAGTACTGCAATCATGTTTTATTATAGTATTCCACTTGCCCTCGTGACATTTGCGGCGCTACCATTTCTCGCGGTCACTGTGTATCAGTTTGATAAGCGCGTTCACCCCGCCTTTTCTGATATCAGAAAATCGTTAGCAGGGATGACAACAAAGGTACAAGAAAATATTAGTGGAATGTCTACGGTTAAATCGCTCTCAAAGGAATCGTATGAAATGGGACGATTTGATGTAAAAAACACCGACTACAAAGATAAGTATATTCACACAGCTAACATTTGGGCAAAATACTTCCCATTTATGGAGCTGATCGGACATATTTGTGTCGTCATTTTACTAGGCTACGGTGGGCTTTTAGTGATTAATGGAACGATTCAACCTGGAGTTCTAGTCGCATTCTTTAGCTTAATTTGGTTTATTATTAACCCATTAATGAACCTTGGATTTATCGTTAATACATTTTCTCAATCGAAGGCATCTGGAGAGCGTTTGATCCAAGTGTTAGATGAGCGAGAAGATATTTTTGATAAAGAAGGGGCACTCGAGATGGGGCGCCTATCCGGGCACGTTGTCTTTGAGCAAGTAAGCCATCAATATGATGAGGAAGAGGAGCTTGCCTTACAAGATATCTCCTTTGAGGCGTCGCCAGGTAAAACAATTGGATTAATTGGTGCAACTGGCTCTGGTAAAACGTCGATCACACAGCTTATCTCACGCTTTTATGAGCCGAGTCGCGGTCGAATTCTCATTGATGGTAGACCGATCACGGACTATACGTTAAATACGATTCGTCGCAATACTGGCGTTGTGTTGCAGGAATCCTTCCTATTCTCTTCTTCCGTAAAAGATAATATTTCTTACGGTAGACCAGACGCAACAATGGATGAAATCGTCGATGCTGCCAAGCGAGCGGATGCGCACGATTTTATCTCGGAGCTTCCGAATGGCTACGATACCGTGTTAGGAGAGCGAGGAGGCGGCTTATCTGGTGGACAAAAGCAACGTATCGCGATTGCGCGAGCTATTTGCGTCGACCCATCCATCCTCATTTTAGATGATGCTACGAGTGCCGTTGATATGGAAACAGAGGCAAAGATTCAAGCAGCGTTTAGGGAAGTCATGCACGGTCGCACAACGTTTATCATTGCGCACCGGATCTCCTCTTTATTACACGCAGATGAAATTATCGTGTTAGATAAAGGGAACATCGTCGAGCGCGGCACGCATGCTACGCTTATGCAACAAGACGGCGCATACAAACGAATTTACGATTTGCAGTATAAAGATCATAAACAGTTCCTGCAAGGAGCGAGATAG
- a CDS encoding class I SAM-dependent methyltransferase — MRKFSAAEFDSRTEFFDEMAQTSWLSAIHEEVIAFGGDLTQTNIVDIGCGTGRLLMRAKSLASSLTGIDLSEKMIEKATSLFGEHATFLVGDATDLPLDDSVADVSYTTCLLFLLPHPEESITEQRRILRSGGLLVTLNPSPQLTTEQADVYANKHHLSEGEADFLRQWARVAERRHQFTPKSLQELLEKHGFSDVETRFSSNGLGMMTKAILA; from the coding sequence GTGAGGAAATTTTCAGCAGCTGAATTTGATTCACGTACGGAATTTTTTGATGAAATGGCACAGACGAGTTGGTTAAGTGCGATCCACGAAGAAGTCATCGCTTTTGGTGGAGACTTAACGCAAACAAACATCGTTGATATCGGCTGTGGTACTGGACGTTTGCTGATGCGAGCTAAGTCGCTTGCTAGTTCGTTAACAGGCATTGATCTATCAGAAAAAATGATAGAAAAAGCTACTAGCTTATTTGGCGAGCACGCAACATTTTTAGTGGGAGATGCCACTGATTTACCATTAGATGATAGTGTCGCTGATGTTAGCTATACGACATGCTTACTGTTTTTACTTCCTCATCCAGAAGAGTCTATAACAGAGCAACGTCGCATTTTACGAAGCGGTGGTCTGCTTGTTACGTTAAATCCGTCCCCACAGTTAACTACCGAACAGGCTGATGTCTACGCGAACAAGCATCATTTATCAGAGGGAGAGGCCGACTTTTTAAGACAGTGGGCACGCGTTGCAGAACGCCGACATCAGTTTACACCAAAGAGTCTGCAGGAGCTGTTAGAAAAGCATGGCTTCTCTGATGTCGAAACAAGATTTTCGTCCAATGGGTTAGGAATGATGACAAAAGCAATTTTAGCATAG
- the pyrE gene encoding orotate phosphoribosyltransferase, with product MQNIAMTLLNLGAVQFRPENPYTWSSGIKSPIYCDNRLLMSDVDGRKQTTAALEGAIKELGHIDVIAGTATAGIPHAAWVADRMELPMIYVRSSSKKHGKQNLIEGQLHRGQKVVIVEDLLSTGGSAIAAAKAVEEAGGEVVAIVAIVTYDLPILAERKKNLPYQVLALTHFDTIVQKAVERADLTEKQAKEVLAWKASLQMEANREEIFSS from the coding sequence ATGCAAAACATCGCAATGACGTTATTAAATCTAGGTGCCGTGCAGTTTCGACCGGAGAATCCATATACGTGGTCGTCAGGAATTAAATCTCCGATCTACTGTGACAATCGTTTACTCATGTCAGATGTAGATGGACGTAAACAAACGACAGCGGCTTTAGAGGGCGCCATTAAAGAGCTAGGTCACATTGATGTCATTGCAGGGACGGCGACTGCTGGAATCCCACATGCTGCTTGGGTTGCTGATCGCATGGAGCTTCCAATGATTTATGTAAGAAGCTCTTCAAAAAAACACGGCAAGCAGAATTTAATTGAGGGGCAACTGCATCGCGGTCAAAAAGTAGTGATTGTGGAGGACTTGCTCTCAACAGGAGGATCGGCGATTGCAGCTGCAAAAGCCGTTGAAGAGGCCGGTGGTGAAGTGGTTGCCATTGTTGCGATCGTCACCTACGATTTGCCTATCCTAGCAGAAAGAAAGAAAAACCTTCCTTATCAAGTGCTAGCTCTCACTCATTTTGATACAATAGTACAAAAAGCAGTAGAGCGAGCTGATCTAACAGAGAAACAGGCTAAAGAAGTGTTAGCGTGGAAGGCATCGCTCCAGATGGAGGCAAATCGTGAGGAAATTTTCAGCAGCTGA
- the pyrF gene encoding orotidine-5'-phosphate decarboxylase → MRDVIIALDVPTKDHVTTFLEPFKGENLYVKVGMELFYREGLSVIYALKEQGHRVFLDVKLHDIPETVKRTMQQLSSLEVDMVNVHALGGKRMMEAARVGLTNPTSTLLAVTQLTSSSEEMIRGEQQLAISLEKSVLSLSSHAKESGIDGVVCSALEAEGIKKQNGSSFLTVTPGVRLAGSDRHDQVRVVEPKDAIHSDYLVVGRDITRSEHPVASYRTYIEEWGKASCKTSQ, encoded by the coding sequence ATGCGAGACGTTATCATCGCGTTAGACGTACCAACAAAGGATCATGTCACAACGTTTTTAGAGCCATTTAAGGGAGAGAACCTGTACGTAAAAGTGGGCATGGAGCTATTTTACCGTGAAGGGCTTTCGGTCATTTATGCGCTTAAGGAACAAGGGCACCGTGTGTTTTTAGATGTGAAGCTTCATGACATTCCAGAGACCGTGAAACGAACGATGCAACAGCTCTCAAGCCTTGAAGTTGATATGGTAAACGTGCATGCACTAGGCGGTAAACGAATGATGGAGGCTGCGCGCGTTGGCTTAACAAATCCTACTTCCACACTTTTAGCAGTAACGCAGCTTACAAGCTCCTCCGAGGAGATGATTCGAGGGGAGCAACAGCTTGCGATTTCTCTTGAAAAGTCGGTTCTCTCATTAAGCTCGCACGCAAAGGAATCAGGAATTGACGGAGTTGTGTGCTCGGCGCTTGAAGCAGAAGGTATTAAGAAACAAAACGGCTCATCATTTTTAACTGTGACTCCAGGAGTAAGACTCGCAGGCAGTGATCGGCACGATCAAGTGCGAGTTGTTGAACCAAAGGATGCGATTCACAGTGACTATTTAGTTGTTGGACGCGATATTACACGATCAGAACATCCAGTTGCAAGCTACCGTACATATATCGAAGAATGGGGGAAAGCATCATGCAAAACATCGCAATGA
- a CDS encoding dihydroorotate dehydrogenase translates to MTNMHVSLPGLELKNPIMPASGCFGFGREYAQFYDLSKLGAIMVKAVTPEMRRGNATPRVAETESGMLNAIGLQNPGLEAVMEHELPFLADYDVPIIANVAGKTPEDYVEVAAKISQAPNVHALELNVSCPNVKEGGIQFGSDQEQLAMLTRAVKEVSEVPVYVKLSPNVTDIVGMAQAAEHAGADGLTMINTLIGMQLDRRTGKPLLANGRGGLSGPAIKPVAIRMVYDVSQAVSIPVIGMGGVSTAEDALDFMYAGASAVAVGTANFTNPMACMDIIHGLETFIHTENIDIGDIVGRSYRACETLSSR, encoded by the coding sequence ATGACAAACATGCACGTATCACTCCCGGGACTAGAGCTTAAAAATCCGATTATGCCGGCATCAGGCTGCTTTGGATTTGGTCGCGAGTATGCACAGTTCTACGACCTCTCGAAGCTTGGCGCGATCATGGTCAAGGCAGTAACGCCAGAAATGAGACGTGGAAATGCGACCCCGAGAGTTGCGGAGACAGAGAGTGGGATGCTAAACGCGATCGGATTACAAAACCCAGGTCTTGAAGCAGTTATGGAGCATGAGCTACCATTTTTAGCTGACTACGACGTGCCGATTATTGCGAATGTGGCAGGCAAAACGCCAGAGGATTATGTCGAGGTTGCAGCAAAGATCTCCCAGGCTCCAAACGTCCATGCGTTAGAGCTGAACGTATCCTGTCCAAATGTAAAAGAGGGCGGCATCCAGTTTGGAAGCGATCAAGAGCAGCTAGCGATGCTAACGCGTGCGGTTAAAGAAGTGAGCGAGGTACCTGTTTACGTAAAGCTCTCGCCAAACGTCACGGATATTGTTGGGATGGCGCAGGCAGCTGAGCATGCTGGTGCGGATGGACTGACGATGATTAACACGCTAATAGGGATGCAACTTGATCGACGAACAGGTAAACCGCTTTTAGCAAATGGACGTGGAGGTCTTTCAGGACCCGCTATTAAACCTGTCGCGATCCGGATGGTGTATGACGTTAGTCAGGCGGTATCGATTCCGGTGATCGGAATGGGTGGGGTGTCGACAGCCGAGGATGCGCTAGACTTTATGTATGCCGGAGCGAGCGCAGTCGCTGTCGGCACAGCAAACTTCACAAATCCAATGGCCTGCATGGATATCATTCATGGCCTTGAGACGTTTATTCATACAGAAAATATCGACATAGGTGACATTGTAGGAAGGAGCTATCGAGCATGCGAGACGTTATCATCGCGTTAG
- a CDS encoding dihydroorotate dehydrogenase electron transfer subunit, with protein MMLSLEVTSNRFLTSDVVQMELTSEQDLGRGSVGKFIHIDVGRTLRRPISICEVDGHSLTIVYRIEGTGTAWLSERQSGEVLNALGPLGSGYPIMKSGKALLVGGGIGIPPLLQTAKELASNGVQVTTILGFRSEPFLVEEFATYSDVHVVTEDGSHGTKGFVTDVMDAFTYDTFYSCGPRAMLQAVKQRATSPGYLSLEERMGCGVGACLACVCDKADGTYAKVCTDGPVFESEEVVL; from the coding sequence ATGATGCTAAGCTTAGAAGTGACGAGCAATCGCTTTTTAACGAGTGACGTGGTGCAAATGGAACTTACGTCAGAGCAAGATCTAGGACGAGGCTCTGTCGGGAAATTTATTCATATTGACGTCGGTCGAACGCTTAGAAGACCTATTAGTATTTGTGAAGTAGATGGACATTCGCTTACGATTGTTTATCGAATCGAAGGTACAGGAACTGCCTGGCTGTCAGAGCGACAGTCAGGAGAAGTCCTGAACGCCTTAGGTCCACTCGGTTCGGGATATCCGATCATGAAGTCTGGCAAAGCGTTACTAGTAGGTGGGGGGATCGGTATACCGCCACTTCTTCAAACTGCAAAAGAGCTTGCTAGTAATGGGGTGCAGGTGACGACGATACTAGGCTTTCGCTCGGAGCCTTTTTTAGTAGAAGAATTTGCTACGTATAGTGACGTACACGTCGTGACAGAGGACGGCTCTCATGGAACTAAAGGCTTTGTCACAGACGTAATGGATGCATTCACCTACGACACGTTTTACTCGTGTGGTCCGAGAGCTATGCTTCAAGCAGTTAAACAGCGTGCGACGTCACCTGGCTATCTTTCGCTAGAAGAGAGAATGGGCTGTGGGGTCGGAGCCTGTCTCGCCTGTGTGTGTGACAAGGCGGATGGCACGTACGCAAAGGTATGTACGGATGGACCAGTGTTTGAATCAGAGGAGGTCGTACTATGA